TAATGAAAGAATTACGTGAAATTCAACGTATACAATCATCTAGACCTGATCCTGTGTTCACTGTAGAACTAGTTAATGATAACTTGTTTGAATGGCATGTACGATTACATCGAATAGATCCAGAAAGTGAATTAGCAAATGATATGCGAGAAATGAGTATTCcacatatattattacatttaatattccCAGAAAATTTCCCATTTGCTCCACCATTTATGCGTGTGATATCACCACGTATTGAGAAAGGTTTTGTTATGGAAGGTGGTGCTATATGTATGGAATTATTAACACCACGTGGCTGGGCAAGTGCGTATACTGTTGAAGCAGTATTAATGCAATTTGCTGCTAGTATTGTAAAAGGACAAGGTCGTATTGCACGTAAAGTGAAAGGTTCCAAAGATTTTAGTCGACGTTCCGCCGAAGAAAGTTTTAGATCACTTGTTAAGACACATGAAAAATATGGTTGGGTAACACCAGCATTATCTGatggttaaattaatttttataaaattgtccacttattattttattattaaattttacatagagCAATCTTTTCTTCAAGGAAAGATAATTACAAACTGTCTCAAATATCAAACGCATTTCAAAGTTGATATTTTGACTTTTTAGAACGCTTAGCGTttctaaaatgaattaattcatttccCTTTTAGGCTATCATATACCCGCATATTTTATTTCGAAGAATACTATCTATCCATCATCTATCTAATggtcaattaattttaactgtaaatacaattttaatttataagttaaTCATTATTTGAgacattttgtattaaaatattctatgtGTATGATCTCATTTTAATCTGATAATTACTCAAATTTTACACCTAAACAagattaattacaatttttttaatgtaaatatttataaaatggaatttaatttgaaaaataaaataaaacttttcaaataaaataatatgaaaatgaattaaCATAAACAATGAAATGAGCTAATGAACAATATTATATacgtttaaggatgtacgagcgtcagggcaattttgtataaaaggcttgatttttttttatatgaagttggactaagtctaaatcaattctgaaaattttaggagggttgcccgattatttaaataaatgacttctaaAGTAGGCAtgtttaaaattggttttatgggaaaacggtagatggatgacatgttttcatacatttctccaaaactagtcggtggaaatttaaaaaaataaactatttaaattaacgttaaaaacttaataaattaagttgaaaacaaaaaaggctcgttgtgcccgactaattaaggatgcatGAGTACGATTGTGGAGacagaaactaaaaaaatatatattttcaattttgatggtgaatgatgttataacttgacaatataagacgaaaagtaaaaataaaatttttcgatgtccaatatctttaattatttagctttctgTATTTcggaaaaccaaggcagatattgaaaaattttattcttatttttcgtcaacattcatgaagttataacaaaatttatcatcaaagttaaaaataagatacaagtaattttaaccacaagtctaaacttgtcttggcactcgtactaccttaagatcAGTATTATTGTAATATAGATAAGGTTTTTTTTGTGGAAGTTCCATATCTCTCTACATCAATATTCATGAATGTTGTCTCATTTTAAGAGGACATTTTAAAAAGGACggaattttttcaagaaaaacacaaaaaaagaaacaacaagCCTAAGATCCCCTATAGTctggaattttttacaaatagtacCAAGTAATCCGATTATTAGATTCTATATGTTTATACTCGAAAGTACAATAGtctgattacaaaaaaaaaaaaaaaaaaaaaaaaaacgattacgACGGATTTCACGGGGAGCGGAATTAGCCAGAGGCTGGATTACCGGGAGTCTTAATATTTCTTAAAGTGAGACATCATTTTAAAGATCACCTCTAATgaccaagtttttttttaatagtcgaAAAGTAATGTTTTTGTTGAATTTGGCGAGCCTTGCGTGAGATAAAGGTCGCTGCCACGCTTAGTGCCCATTCGGGGTCAAGGCAAGCGGTATGAGTCCCGACTGAAGTTGAAGGCCGATATATAAAGTTTAATCCCGGtcgttaataaatatttgcattaaCTTATTTCTCCATTTTTATATTACTGTTCGGAGGCTGATCAAAATAGAATGCGATTAATAGATTAATTCGCAgggtcaattatttgttttcaaaaaatttataattttaattaatattcaaagcaATTATGAAAATAGTTgtcatgatttaaaataaaaaatattttttacgaaactGTATATCACCCTTCATGCTTTTACTAAATAAGGATGCGAGTGTattgtttaaatcaaaatcaTATATGTGTGtcctgaataaataaaattacataaaattttacaaaatattaaataaattgtctaaaaataaattgcggaaaaaatatattttttatttattttgaaaattattcgatttttaaatcaaaaataatttgtacaccaatttattatttttaatgaataaaaccGGATTGGCTCAttgttttcttaataattaattttaattaaaaagacaaacaatttttaattaatgaaacttttttaatcgttgTCTTTAagcaaaaatcttttaaatatgaAGGGTAAAGGTAAGGAGGACCATCTCATATGGTCGTGTAACTTATCAAGTGTCCATTGTACAGGCAAGTGTAGTCTGCCGACTTCAAACTGCTTTTGGcgctattattaaaaaacgtaTTCCAGAACACCAGCGCCacctaaatttgtttttcttcacAGAGATAGTACTCTTTACCTATACCCTACACACTTAAAAGCAGAAAAATCTGAGTTTATCGGTTTTCTTCAGAAAATAAGgggttaattaaatatatttatttaaaatttgtaatacttTTAAATTCCCGTTAAAACTCTTAGCGTGAACATTAAAAACTCCACGTCCTTTTAGCGTGCACATCAATTGTCCTGGTTTACACTAAGTGTAAATAGAAAAGGATAGTCTAATAAAACTGTTATAGTACTACCCTGAGTGTAAGTACACAGAGTGTAAAACAGAACAGCTTAGAGCACGCTAAAAGGGTGTGTCATGTGACTGTCCTAAACGAATACAGACAATATCATGTTTTTAGAGCCGTTTTGATAATGTTTCAACACAATATTTGTAAACAAAGGactatcaaattgaaattttagaacaaaaaattgcTAACTTAGAGCAATTTCTTTTGCTTACCTATAACTTTGGATTTTGGTATAGTAAAAATGAACAACGCGGGTGTTTCAGCGGCCAGCGGGAacttaaatgtattaaatttttaaagaatattgaaGCCTGTATGTCTTGTATGTCGTAAATGAGTGTTACCATTTAAACAATTTGagactattaaaaaaatggacGAAAACctattcattttcaataattagtttattaattaaacaaatcagTCTTTTGTTTAGACCAGGTTGTGTGCTGGATATTTAAATTCGTTATTGTAAAATTACTACACTTGATGCGTCCAAAATTTGCACAACCATGGTTCAATTGCTCgtaattataaatcaaaacattttaactaattaacgaaaatttccatcattttcttaacttttaataaaattatttaccgaAAGTTACATTCCAAACGATTTATCAAGGTAGCTAGTTAATTTTTAGCCATATTTTcctcgaaaatatagacttttgCTCTGTATCGAAGTGGTGGGATGTGTTATACATCCGTCTCATGACCCTAGAACACAATTGTTAGGTTTTTTGGAAAAGTCTGATTCAAAATACCATTTCAATGAAAAGTatcttttaataagaaatatatgaGGGGGAAATATGATTTTGGTGATGGAGCTCTTACtgttcacaaatattttttaattatgtaaccATTAATTGATTAATGAAGTGTAAAGAACAGTAGAAGCAACTAAGACTCAAttggttaaataaaataaaaagaatttatagtaaatttataatcttgatgagaaaataattagtattattatccAGAACTAtatttagttttgtatttttgtctattttttccatAATCAGTTTGATGTGGGTACAAGCtgtgtataaaatattctcacgAAAAATGAAACATAATTCCATGCTTTAAAACTTAATGTTAaactttagtaaataataagaagaatattaatggttttttttaatgactgaTTTCAGTAACAATGAAGTTTATGTTTACAATGCTTATGCTTATGTAaatccaccctcaaaatttattctaaaatttaattttcagtatAATCAGAAATAACATGAGGGAATTCGATTAACTTGACGTGAGCGATATTATGTGCTAGTGGTAGTTAGAGTCATCTTCTATCTATCTACTAATGCTTTGCGATACAGCCATATTGAAAAAGCCTCTCCGGAGCTATTTAAATTTTGGGGATTTATATCTCCCTCTTAATTGGACGAAATCGACTTTTGGTTTTCCTAAGGTTTGAGATTGTAAGGCCATTATGACTGTTTTATTCGTGATTTTTTAATGGTCGGGTAGACCATTTCATAAGTATTTATTGGCTCGCTTTGGTACCTGTCTGTCTAGTATGACTTATTTAACAATAGTGGAAgcggtaaaaatataaattttttcccattactttcaccatatttgatatgtttacgattttaaattcaaaaacgtaaataatactttttaagaaacaataaaaagatttatttattattgtactaaaaaaatgtagaaaatatttttttctgaatccCTCACATATGAATTTGAAAACGctatattttatagttagaAAAGTAAGGAATCCAGCTTCAGGGGCTTTGAGAGTtggatacaaataaaaatatatttaaaattatatttgaagcaTATATACATGGGTTTATGGACCTATAAACCTGTATGtaggaaattttaaaacggtttggtaataattataaagtaataaattaattttctagctTTTAATCAATTTAGTACAatctttttgtcaaaataataaacataaatgatTGTTTCtgaaatcactttttaaaaaattaacactagatcgtacttaaaaaaaatattatataatttttgagtgccaaaattaaataaataaaatgtattaaaaagaatacaattaaatcaatttggtATGcgattgttgaatttttttttatattttcaattattcaaaaagaattaaaaatgttttttttaaataataaagacaGAGTacagagtaaaaattatttaaaaattgatcggTTTTCAGAGAGAAAAAATATTACGTAATATCCGTCCCAtgtagaaattaatatttttaagaaattttatttactatgaATTTAAAAGACATtgattaatgattattattggGGCCTGATtgtaaataagtttttgtttcaatttcaattcgTACTTTGTCTTCCAATATATTTTCTgtttaagaaattataaaaaaatgttatacaaaagagttagaaaatatatttgtaatttaaaagagGAAATAAATgacatgaatttaaatttaaaaataaaagaaaaataactagTCAGATGGAgtctattatatataaatgtttgttgTATATATTATCAATCATGTTATACAAAAtcgatgtttttaaaatttataaacagatTTTACTGCATGCTTgtgcaacaacaacaaaaaaattatacgtttatataaatgtatatataattaaattagaatgtataattattaatttcatgttgtgattatattattattaaataaattgtatttgaatGTTATTTAAGTGATTTATTTTCGCCCCTATCTACTTAAGCTACAAACAAGGGCAAGTGTTAAACATAGCTATATCActtgcaaaaaacaaaaaacattataatgTAGTCAAATGGTGGTTTTTCGACAATAAAATCcgaatttaaagttttcatgaGGTCGGCCTCAAACCAAAAAATGCtcaatattttcgtatttttaaaattctttcctTCAAAACTCTTATAATACCAcgtaaaagtatattaaaatcgCCCTCCTAAAACGAAGAATAAGAAAACTACTCGAAGTGATTATGCAATTTCTGTGCTCTTTTTTACCCCTTTTATGTTACATGAACATTAAGTGCTACATACGTAAATtaccaagaaaataaatttggcgcacggagtgggtaatttgctaTTTCTTGCTCGGAAAACAGTGCAGAAATAGAGTCATTATCCCACATGAgcgaagaaaatttaatatcatttgtaTCAAAGAGTTTTTAAATCAAGAATGATATTCAGAATAGGAATTTATGTTCAAAGTAGGTAAACTTGATAGTAGTCTTTTGGtgctaaatttataaatttaaactaataatgtttaaatttctttcttattttataaatgatcacctcaattttttttttttatgtcaaactCTCTTTAAGAgacaatttttgaagtgaaaatttctaTAGGTGCGTTAGACGATTTTTGGCAGGGTAAAATCTTATGGTTTCACATCATGAATACTACATAATTTTTGCAGTATTTCTTCTAGTCGAATGTATGTTACCTTTTCTAAAAACGTTGTCGAAAGGCTGAACATAAGTTTTCGGCACAGCCACAGGCTATATGCCTTTTCATTTCTATTACGtttcattattgtttcggacagaccgtaataagttggacaaagatacaagatatttgttattcattttatctccttgtttcttaacaaaatgtccaaaacaaaaggtaatcactatttaaaatgaaaaggtctatttataaatttcatatttggcataaaattaataattgtgcaTGGTCACTGgtctgattaaaataaaaaattgcgtgggatttttaaacttttgtaatttcaaGTTCAATATAATGCCGACTAGTGGCAGCATACATCAGCCAATATTGAATAGGGTAAAATTGGGTAAAATcagtaaaatgtcaaatacTAGCGATAAAACAACtgagtttgtaaaaaattcataaaaatcgaAACTGTTATTGTATGCAAAATAAATTCGTCAAAAGCTAGTTAATAAATTTGTAGTATTagctaaataaattatatatttaaaaatagctaaatataattaaaaatgttgattaaaGTAAAGGTAAGTTATTCATTTCAAACAGagtttttacttttcaataataataatttttcaatattat
This genomic interval from Chrysoperla carnea chromosome 1, inChrCarn1.1, whole genome shotgun sequence contains the following:
- the LOC123305302 gene encoding ubiquitin-conjugating enzyme E2Q-like protein 1 yields the protein MTSRSKEKVAAAFRKLFRSSDKIGEAGSNNTSNNNNNNGNAQQAVGSPGRRHLLRGYRDAVSPADGSASLPSSPANPAATSIFKKNTTSRSVERDSTSTGSQSAGAAAAQKTVRARRLMKELREIQRIQSSRPDPVFTVELVNDNLFEWHVRLHRIDPESELANDMREMSIPHILLHLIFPENFPFAPPFMRVISPRIEKGFVMEGGAICMELLTPRGWASAYTVEAVLMQFAASIVKGQGRIARKVKGSKDFSRRSAEESFRSLVKTHEKYGWVTPALSDG